In a single window of the Methanolobus psychrophilus R15 genome:
- a CDS encoding 3-isopropylmalate dehydrogenase translates to MTQYKIPVIPGDGIGPEIIAEGCKVIEAAGEKFGFDVEWVKYPHGADHYLKTGELISEDTLAELNKNPVIYLGSIGDPRVAPGVLEKGILLAARFYFDEYVNLRPIKLLEGVWTPIKDKTPKDIDFVVVRENTEDFYIGIGGKASRGTSKNLLEVSRNLYSAKFGLDIETDSEEIAYQIGMISKEGTQRVIEYAFDLSEKRGRHVSSVDKANVLSDIYGFWRKEFEAVSAKHPGVTTDFNYVDAMTMWFVKNPEWFDVVVTPNMFGDIITDLGAMVQGGLGLAPGGNINPNGTSMFEPIHGSAPKYKGQNKVNPIATIWAGAMMMEQLGEKEAADSIVSAIETNILDAKVRTYDMGGSSTTSDVGSDIARIVLGK, encoded by the coding sequence ATGACACAGTATAAAATACCGGTAATCCCCGGCGACGGTATCGGGCCAGAGATCATTGCGGAAGGCTGCAAAGTTATTGAGGCGGCAGGAGAGAAGTTTGGCTTTGATGTAGAGTGGGTCAAGTACCCCCATGGCGCTGACCACTACCTGAAAACAGGTGAGCTTATCTCTGAGGATACGCTTGCAGAACTCAATAAGAACCCGGTGATATACCTTGGTTCCATAGGCGACCCAAGGGTGGCACCGGGTGTCCTTGAGAAAGGCATATTGCTCGCTGCCAGGTTCTATTTCGATGAGTATGTGAACCTGCGGCCGATCAAGCTGCTTGAAGGAGTCTGGACGCCTATCAAGGACAAGACGCCCAAGGACATTGACTTTGTGGTTGTCAGGGAGAATACCGAGGACTTCTATATCGGCATAGGTGGGAAAGCCAGCCGGGGAACCAGCAAGAACCTGCTGGAAGTCTCCAGGAACCTATACTCTGCCAAGTTTGGTCTTGACATTGAGACCGACAGTGAGGAAATAGCCTACCAGATAGGCATGATATCCAAGGAAGGCACCCAGAGAGTCATCGAGTATGCATTTGACCTGTCTGAAAAGAGGGGGAGGCATGTGTCCTCCGTTGACAAGGCAAACGTGCTCTCTGACATCTATGGCTTCTGGAGGAAGGAATTTGAGGCGGTCTCAGCTAAGCACCCCGGAGTGACCACTGATTTCAATTATGTTGATGCTATGACCATGTGGTTCGTGAAGAACCCTGAGTGGTTTGACGTGGTCGTAACTCCTAACATGTTCGGTGACATCATTACTGACCTTGGTGCAATGGTCCAGGGGGGACTCGGACTGGCACCGGGAGGTAACATCAACCCCAACGGTACCAGCATGTTCGAGCCTATCCATGGTTCGGCACCCAAGTACAAGGGCCAGAACAAGGTCAACCCTATAGCCACTATCTGGGCAGGTGCCATGATGATGGAGCAGCTAGGTGAAAAGGAAGCTGCGGATTCCATCGTCTCTGCCATTGAGACCAACATCCTTGATGCCAAGGTAAGAACCTATGATATGGGTGGTTCTTCCACCACCTCCGATGTCGGCAGCGATATCGCAAGAATTGTTCTTGGGAAGTAA
- the pyrH gene encoding uridylate kinase, which yields MLVVLSVGGSILAKDLKPESFRAYAVALKELAKENTVVVVTGGGTAARDYINVARSVGCNEVECDYIGIDITRLNAKLLISALGDAAYPQPPHDYVQARESISSGKIVVMGGVIPGQTTDAVAAILAEYLRADLFVIATAVDGVYTADPKQYPAAKKYEVMSPKELVSIVMTIEMKAGSKSPVDPLAAKIIERCNIETIVMDGTDARNVLQAIIQESIMTEPLKGVHLGTRIRG from the coding sequence ATGCTGGTCGTATTATCTGTAGGCGGATCCATTCTAGCAAAGGATCTGAAGCCGGAAAGTTTTCGGGCTTATGCTGTTGCGCTTAAAGAACTTGCAAAGGAAAATACCGTGGTCGTTGTAACAGGCGGCGGCACTGCTGCGCGTGACTACATCAATGTGGCTCGCAGCGTCGGATGTAATGAGGTAGAATGTGATTACATCGGAATCGACATAACCCGTCTGAATGCAAAACTACTCATATCTGCGTTGGGAGATGCAGCATACCCTCAGCCGCCACATGACTATGTGCAAGCCAGGGAATCTATATCCTCAGGGAAGATAGTTGTTATGGGAGGAGTCATACCCGGGCAGACAACTGATGCTGTTGCAGCCATACTGGCAGAATATCTGAGAGCGGACCTGTTCGTTATCGCAACTGCAGTGGATGGCGTATACACTGCGGACCCTAAGCAATATCCAGCTGCTAAAAAATATGAGGTAATGTCACCAAAGGAACTCGTCAGCATCGTCATGACCATCGAGATGAAAGCCGGGTCCAAATCACCTGTCGATCCTCTTGCAGCAAAGATCATTGAGCGCTGTAACATAGAAACCATAGTTATGGATGGCACCGACGCCCGGAACGTGCTGCAGGCAATCATCCAGGAAAGCATAATGACCGAACCTCTGAAGGGAGTCCACCTCGGGACCCGCATCAGAGGATAA
- a CDS encoding aspartate-semialdehyde dehydrogenase, with the protein MPETIRAGILGATGAVGQRFIQALENHPWFEITCLAASEKSAGKKYAKAANWRLESKMPDLVTDMEIVPVDPKKVDADVVFSALPSSFAKTVEAEFAKEGFVVASNASAYRMEKDVPLVVPEVNADHLGLIDVQQDKRGWDGYIVTNPNCSTIIMVPTLKPLMQFGLESVQVATMQAVSGAGYDGVASMAIMDNIIPYIGGEEEKMETEPLKLLGEFDGSEVIPADIRISASCNRVPVMDGHTAAIWAKMTDNPTPEQVRQAFLNFNPNLGDLPTEPEQVLIVRDEQDRPQPRLDRNMGKGMSITVGRIREGIRYMAMGHNTVRGAAGASVLNAELLHKMGKL; encoded by the coding sequence ATGCCAGAAACGATCAGAGCAGGTATCCTGGGTGCTACCGGTGCGGTAGGACAGAGATTTATACAGGCATTGGAGAACCACCCATGGTTTGAGATCACATGTCTTGCAGCATCAGAGAAGAGCGCAGGCAAGAAGTATGCTAAAGCAGCCAACTGGAGGCTTGAAAGCAAAATGCCTGACCTCGTCACAGACATGGAGATCGTGCCAGTAGACCCAAAAAAAGTTGATGCGGATGTCGTATTCTCAGCACTGCCATCAAGTTTTGCCAAAACCGTTGAAGCAGAGTTTGCAAAAGAAGGCTTTGTGGTAGCAAGCAATGCATCTGCGTACAGGATGGAAAAAGACGTCCCCCTGGTGGTTCCAGAGGTTAATGCCGACCATCTCGGGTTAATAGATGTACAGCAGGACAAACGCGGATGGGACGGTTACATCGTGACAAATCCCAACTGCTCGACCATCATCATGGTCCCGACCCTTAAGCCTCTTATGCAGTTTGGGCTTGAATCGGTGCAGGTTGCCACTATGCAGGCAGTATCAGGTGCCGGTTATGACGGGGTTGCCTCGATGGCAATAATGGATAACATAATCCCATACATCGGCGGCGAAGAAGAGAAGATGGAAACCGAACCTCTGAAGCTTCTGGGAGAGTTTGACGGGTCTGAAGTTATCCCTGCGGACATCAGGATCAGCGCATCATGCAACCGGGTTCCTGTTATGGACGGTCACACCGCAGCCATCTGGGCGAAGATGACAGACAATCCAACTCCTGAACAGGTCAGGCAGGCATTCCTTAACTTCAATCCAAATCTAGGCGACCTACCCACAGAGCCTGAGCAAGTCCTTATCGTCAGGGACGAGCAGGACAGGCCCCAGCCCCGCCTTGACAGGAACATGGGCAAGGGCATGAGCATCACAGTCGGCAGGATAAGAGAAGGTATCCGCTACATGGCAATGGGACACAACACCGTCCGCGGAGCTGCAGGTGCAAGTGTGCTCAACGCTGAGCTCCTTCATAAGATGGGAAAACTCTAA
- a CDS encoding 4Fe-4S ferredoxin, translating into MVAIIIVDECVGCGTCVDECPSEAISMNGDNIAVVVADECLDCGACVDVCPTDAIKME; encoded by the coding sequence ATGGTAGCAATAATAATTGTCGATGAATGTGTAGGTTGCGGAACATGCGTTGATGAATGTCCTTCAGAAGCGATAAGCATGAATGGTGACAACATTGCAGTCGTAGTTGCAGACGAATGTCTGGATTGCGGTGCATGTGTTGACGTGTGCCCGACAGACGCAATCAAAATGGAATAA
- a CDS encoding Rad3-related DNA helicase codes for MDKIHTSLMNKEIILFEGACGTGKTLSALAPSLHVGRQLQKTVIIATNVHQQMVQFINEAREIKQSNEVKVAVVKGKTSMCPNGVDYDECALKRDNTFELLETEREIALKKQEMKSASENYKRSKDLSLIALRDALAKEMDVAEEKMKDLRDRSCNHLYEVLRSDSESFRQWLFADVRTPEEVNDYAFQKGMCGYELLKRELKHADFVICNYHHVLNADIFSTVLNWLEKESQDVIVIFDEAHNIESAARSHSSITITEHTIDKAISEIEANLDQMPDGGAHNLFKILLNVIRDTYTSRFKFGERERVGRNWYDIRISDPYERNDMISGKFLKLAKEAGFGDEPDIQINLSEASAFGAMLDENYKDQYKKGLSKVLKRSHIRYTADFLSSYLVLANNLSYYPILNVKRDVNDEIYGRVELFTCIPKNVTEPLFESVFSAILMSATLRPFDMVKSTFGIRRETCEIAYSTSFPLERRLTIAVSVPPLFAKNRDDPHTSQAIEETIFDAVENTPGNVIIFFQSYFEAKRYYGKLNEQLDIPVFLDEVGVSSQEVREEFFKIGEQSGKAVLVSYLWGTLSEGIDYRDGRGRTVIVVGVGYPALNDRMNAVESAYDHMFSYGAGWDYAVQIPTIRKIRQAMGRVVRSPADYGVRILLDGRFLTDSPKKFGKFSVFEVFPPEEREEFINVEPEKVKYSLLNFFQDNRT; via the coding sequence ATGGACAAGATACATACATCATTGATGAACAAGGAAATCATCCTGTTCGAGGGAGCCTGCGGTACTGGCAAGACCCTCAGTGCTCTTGCACCATCCCTGCATGTGGGCAGACAACTCCAAAAGACCGTGATAATTGCAACCAATGTGCACCAGCAGATGGTGCAGTTCATTAATGAGGCCCGCGAGATAAAACAATCAAATGAGGTCAAGGTGGCTGTGGTCAAGGGCAAGACCAGCATGTGTCCAAATGGTGTGGACTACGATGAATGTGCCCTGAAAAGGGACAACACTTTCGAATTGCTTGAAACAGAGCGCGAGATAGCCCTGAAAAAGCAAGAGATGAAATCTGCGAGCGAGAATTACAAGCGTTCAAAGGACCTCTCTTTGATAGCCTTGCGTGATGCCCTTGCAAAAGAGATGGACGTTGCAGAGGAAAAGATGAAAGACCTGAGGGACCGGTCCTGCAACCACCTGTACGAAGTCCTGCGTTCAGACAGTGAATCCTTCAGGCAGTGGCTCTTTGCGGATGTGCGCACCCCGGAAGAGGTGAACGATTACGCTTTCCAGAAAGGGATGTGCGGATACGAGCTGCTCAAGCGTGAGCTAAAGCATGCTGACTTTGTGATCTGTAACTATCACCATGTATTGAATGCAGATATCTTCTCCACGGTCCTGAACTGGCTGGAGAAGGAGTCGCAGGATGTTATCGTCATCTTTGACGAAGCCCATAATATCGAGTCCGCTGCAAGATCACACTCATCGATAACCATCACGGAACATACCATCGATAAAGCCATTTCGGAGATCGAGGCCAATCTTGACCAGATGCCTGACGGTGGTGCTCACAACCTTTTCAAGATACTGCTCAATGTGATAAGGGATACGTACACCTCACGTTTTAAGTTCGGGGAGCGTGAACGTGTCGGAAGGAACTGGTATGACATACGCATAAGCGATCCCTATGAGCGCAACGACATGATAAGCGGTAAGTTCCTCAAGCTTGCAAAAGAGGCGGGGTTTGGAGATGAGCCCGATATACAGATCAACCTCTCGGAAGCAAGTGCTTTTGGTGCTATGCTTGATGAGAACTATAAGGACCAGTACAAGAAAGGTCTCAGCAAGGTCCTGAAGAGATCCCATATACGCTACACAGCGGATTTCCTTTCCTCATACCTTGTGCTCGCGAACAATCTCAGCTATTATCCCATACTCAATGTAAAAAGGGATGTGAATGATGAGATATACGGCCGTGTGGAGCTTTTTACATGCATTCCCAAAAACGTTACCGAGCCGCTCTTTGAGTCGGTGTTCTCGGCTATACTCATGTCTGCGACATTGCGTCCCTTTGACATGGTGAAGTCAACCTTTGGCATCCGCAGGGAAACCTGTGAGATTGCCTACAGCACATCTTTTCCTCTGGAAAGGCGCCTGACAATTGCGGTATCTGTTCCGCCTCTTTTTGCAAAGAACAGGGATGATCCGCACACTTCCCAGGCAATTGAAGAAACCATTTTTGATGCGGTGGAGAACACTCCCGGCAACGTCATCATCTTCTTCCAGAGCTACTTTGAGGCCAAGCGTTACTACGGCAAACTGAACGAGCAGCTCGATATACCCGTTTTCCTCGATGAGGTGGGTGTCTCATCCCAGGAAGTAAGGGAGGAATTCTTTAAAATCGGTGAGCAGAGTGGCAAGGCTGTGCTGGTGTCATATTTGTGGGGCACGCTCAGTGAAGGCATAGACTATCGTGACGGCAGAGGTAGGACTGTCATAGTTGTAGGTGTGGGATATCCGGCTCTGAATGACAGGATGAATGCTGTTGAATCGGCATACGACCACATGTTCAGCTATGGTGCAGGATGGGATTATGCGGTGCAGATACCCACCATACGCAAAATACGGCAGGCCATGGGAAGGGTCGTGCGCTCGCCCGCTGACTATGGTGTAAGGATACTGCTTGACGGGCGTTTTCTGACTGATTCTCCTAAAAAATTCGGAAAATTCTCCGTGTTTGAGGTATTCCCGCCTGAGGAAAGGGAAGAATTCATAAATGTGGAACCTGAAAAAGTAAAATACTCCCTGCTTAACTTTTTCCAGGATAACAGGACGTAA
- a CDS encoding Sporulation protein YtfJ: protein MALEDVIKGVSCELERLVNTKTIIGDPMTFGMNTIIPVSKISFGFGTGGGEGKTKGEDEGFGGGGGAGAKIEPVAFILISPEGVKLLPVSGKADIGQIIDSVPDLIDKMKSMKDKVKKGKGGENQDAGQAPEEECEIIIEPVIERR from the coding sequence ATGGCACTTGAAGATGTAATAAAAGGAGTATCCTGCGAACTGGAAAGACTTGTGAACACAAAGACCATCATTGGGGACCCGATGACATTTGGCATGAACACAATCATACCTGTAAGCAAAATCTCTTTCGGGTTCGGTACAGGTGGTGGAGAGGGAAAGACGAAAGGGGAGGACGAAGGTTTTGGCGGCGGTGGAGGAGCTGGTGCCAAGATCGAACCTGTGGCATTCATCCTGATATCTCCTGAAGGTGTAAAGCTGCTGCCTGTATCCGGGAAGGCCGACATTGGCCAGATAATCGATTCTGTTCCTGACCTGATAGATAAGATGAAGTCTATGAAGGACAAGGTAAAAAAAGGTAAAGGCGGCGAAAACCAGGACGCAGGCCAGGCACCGGAAGAAGAATGCGAGATCATAATTGAGCCTGTAATAGAAAGAAGATAA
- a CDS encoding beta-ribofuranosylaminobenzene 5'-phosphate synthase produces MIRITSPSRLHLTLIDMNASQGRIDGGAGISLSFPQVIISAQKSDVVEVTGGPILKGRIETAARRILPEGEGVRITIEEDMFSHVGLGSGTQAALSAATAVNELYGLGMSVRELAIAVGRGGTSGIGVASFETGGFIVDGGHRFSDKGSFSPSSASRADPAPVLFRHNFPDWEIVLALPDVQGAYDANEIDIFRKACPVPLDEVQQLSHIILMKMMPAVMENDIEAFGHAVNHIQSLGFKRYEVELQHQVVRDVMALMQESGAYGAGMSSFGPAVYAVVDNKEDASNIMQDAQDLLDSTIGGKVMITRANNTGAEIKEA; encoded by the coding sequence ATGATCAGAATAACGTCACCTTCCAGGTTACACCTGACACTTATCGATATGAATGCGTCGCAGGGCCGGATAGATGGCGGTGCAGGCATATCGCTGAGTTTTCCTCAGGTGATCATATCAGCGCAGAAGTCTGATGTGGTAGAGGTCACAGGCGGACCCATACTGAAGGGCAGGATCGAAACTGCAGCCAGGAGGATCCTTCCGGAAGGCGAGGGTGTGCGCATAACAATTGAAGAGGACATGTTCTCACATGTAGGTCTGGGATCCGGTACCCAGGCCGCACTGTCGGCTGCAACTGCTGTCAATGAACTGTATGGCCTGGGGATGAGCGTGCGGGAGCTTGCAATAGCCGTGGGTCGCGGAGGTACGTCCGGCATAGGTGTTGCTTCTTTTGAGACCGGCGGTTTTATCGTTGATGGTGGTCATAGGTTCAGCGACAAGGGCTCTTTTTCACCGTCATCTGCGAGCAGGGCAGACCCGGCTCCGGTACTTTTCAGGCACAATTTCCCTGACTGGGAAATAGTATTAGCTCTTCCGGATGTACAGGGTGCCTATGATGCGAACGAGATTGATATCTTCCGCAAGGCATGCCCTGTTCCTCTGGACGAGGTGCAGCAGTTGTCCCATATAATTCTCATGAAAATGATGCCTGCTGTTATGGAAAATGATATAGAGGCATTCGGACATGCTGTTAATCACATACAGAGCCTGGGCTTTAAACGATATGAAGTGGAACTGCAGCACCAGGTTGTTAGGGATGTGATGGCACTTATGCAGGAATCAGGCGCATACGGAGCAGGTATGAGCTCGTTCGGACCTGCGGTCTATGCGGTTGTGGACAACAAAGAGGATGCTTCCAACATTATGCAAGATGCACAGGACCTGCTGGACAGCACTATCGGTGGAAAGGTTATGATCACAAGGGCAAACAATACGGGCGCAGAAATAAAGGAGGCATAG
- a CDS encoding rRNA biogenesis protein Nop56/Nop58, producing MKDCQTFGKDSAELAERLLTVQESGQDAVLQDLDLRQAAFDCGFVELDEEYDILLREVCIRAAKSRISSNDTDDRRIIQAVQALDDIDRNSNELSERLLEWYGAYFPELELTGESLARFVSTFGSRSNVPESHPMFVKASKSMGSELSFADEELLRTFALNLCSLYDTRRHIESYIVTAMGSLAPNLSDTAGALLGARLISMAGSLQKLASFPSSTVQVIGAHRALFKHLRGNTPPPKHGIIFNNVVIKNAPWWQRGKLARSFASKISLAARTDFYTGKRDPSIRESMDKKLNAIRAANPSPPKRESKPAGKPGSRGKSRNKKGGRR from the coding sequence GTGAAGGACTGCCAGACTTTCGGGAAAGATTCGGCTGAGCTGGCTGAGAGGCTTCTGACGGTGCAGGAGAGCGGCCAGGATGCAGTTTTGCAAGACCTTGACCTGAGGCAGGCTGCTTTTGACTGTGGTTTTGTTGAGCTGGATGAGGAATATGATATTCTCCTTCGGGAAGTCTGTATAAGGGCTGCCAAGAGCAGGATATCAAGTAATGATACCGATGACAGACGCATCATACAGGCGGTCCAGGCGCTGGATGATATCGACCGGAATTCCAATGAGCTCAGTGAGCGCCTGCTTGAATGGTACGGTGCCTATTTCCCTGAGCTGGAGCTTACGGGCGAGTCTCTGGCACGGTTTGTTTCTACCTTCGGTTCGCGGTCAAATGTGCCTGAAAGCCACCCGATGTTTGTGAAGGCGTCAAAGTCCATGGGTTCTGAACTCTCTTTTGCAGACGAGGAACTGCTGAGAACCTTTGCCTTGAACCTGTGCAGTCTCTACGACACACGCAGGCACATCGAGAGCTACATCGTGACGGCTATGGGTTCCTTGGCACCGAACCTGTCCGATACTGCAGGTGCACTGCTTGGGGCCAGACTGATAAGCATGGCCGGAAGCCTGCAGAAGCTTGCCAGTTTCCCTTCAAGCACAGTGCAGGTCATAGGCGCACACAGGGCTCTCTTCAAGCACCTTCGGGGCAATACACCACCCCCAAAGCATGGCATAATCTTCAATAACGTTGTTATCAAGAACGCACCCTGGTGGCAGAGGGGTAAACTTGCCAGATCCTTTGCCTCAAAGATAAGCCTTGCAGCAAGGACGGACTTCTATACAGGTAAGCGGGATCCATCTATCAGGGAAAGTATGGATAAGAAACTGAACGCTATTCGCGCAGCTAATCCCTCTCCGCCGAAAAGGGAGTCAAAACCTGCGGGGAAACCCGGTTCCAGGGGCAAAAGCAGAAATAAGAAAGGAGGCAGGCGATAA
- a CDS encoding fibrillarin, with product MPLEELSDGIFRINIDDREMLATRNLMPGISVYGERLIVEEDVEYRQWDPNRSKLGAMVLKNFEIPLHYDSSVLYLGAASGTTVSHVSDILRDGLVYAVEFSPRTMRDLLQLCDQRPNIIPILADANKPQSYAHIVEKVDVIFQDVAQPNQAEIAAVNSKYFLEQHGHLMLSIKSRSIDTVASPKRIFKEEVQKLETAFDVEFEVLQRKELAPFHEDHLGLVARMFVDDEE from the coding sequence ATGCCACTTGAAGAATTGAGTGACGGTATATTCCGTATTAATATCGATGACAGGGAAATGCTTGCCACGAGGAATCTCATGCCTGGAATCAGTGTGTACGGTGAGCGCCTGATAGTTGAGGAAGACGTGGAATATCGTCAATGGGACCCTAACAGAAGCAAGCTCGGAGCCATGGTGCTCAAGAATTTCGAGATTCCCCTTCATTATGACTCCTCGGTACTCTACCTTGGAGCAGCATCGGGCACTACAGTAAGCCATGTCTCCGATATACTCCGGGACGGCCTGGTCTACGCGGTGGAATTCTCTCCTCGCACCATGCGTGACCTGCTGCAGCTCTGCGACCAGCGCCCCAACATCATCCCGATACTGGCCGACGCCAACAAACCCCAATCTTACGCCCATATAGTGGAAAAAGTGGATGTCATCTTCCAGGACGTGGCCCAGCCCAACCAGGCCGAGATAGCCGCCGTCAACTCAAAGTACTTCCTCGAACAGCATGGCCACCTTATGCTCTCCATCAAGTCAAGAAGTATCGACACAGTAGCCAGCCCCAAGCGCATATTCAAGGAAGAGGTCCAGAAACTGGAAACCGCCTTTGACGTGGAGTTCGAGGTATTGCAGAGAAAAGAACTGGCCCCGTTCCACGAGGATCACCTGGGTTTGGTGGCGCGGATGTTTGTGGATGATGAGGAATGA
- a CDS encoding putative ATPase, with protein MDKEKLKILLKEQNDHIKEVKDLIKRELLHEIKEKRSDLIIIVAGLRRVGKSTLMNEIRKDHLHESYFVNFDDERFFDFTIEDFQIMQELLIELYGERDIYFFDEIQNIPGWERFVRRLHDSGKKVYVTGSNASMLSREMGTHLTGRHLSYSLYPYSFREFLYFKKYDLPVPEVLTTVEKGTIKRHFNEYIEAGGIPEFVKNRDELYVKTLYENIIYRDIIARYNLKDEKALKTTAYFAASNIAKEISYNNVRKLTGLSSATTIKEYFEYLENSYLAYLVPRFSTSLKTQVYSNKKIYFVDTAIAKILGFRTSEDYGRILENIVFMELKRRKLEIYYHRENKECDFVIRTGYNITEAIQVTQSLENQDTRKREIEGLFDALETYNLIEGLILTDDTEDKIEIDGKQITVKPIWKWMLE; from the coding sequence ATGGACAAAGAAAAACTAAAAATCCTGCTAAAAGAACAGAACGACCATATCAAAGAAGTGAAAGATCTCATTAAAAGAGAGCTGCTGCATGAAATAAAGGAGAAGAGATCAGACCTTATCATAATAGTTGCAGGACTGCGGAGAGTCGGCAAATCGACACTCATGAACGAGATAAGGAAAGATCATCTTCATGAAAGCTATTTTGTGAACTTTGATGATGAAAGGTTCTTTGATTTTACAATAGAGGACTTTCAGATCATGCAGGAACTGCTGATCGAGCTGTATGGTGAAAGGGACATTTACTTTTTTGATGAGATACAGAACATACCTGGGTGGGAAAGATTTGTCAGAAGGCTTCATGACAGTGGAAAGAAGGTGTATGTCACCGGTTCAAATGCCAGTATGCTAAGTCGTGAGATGGGGACACACCTGACCGGCAGGCATCTTAGTTATTCATTGTATCCGTATTCATTCAGAGAATTCCTCTATTTTAAAAAATATGATTTGCCGGTTCCGGAAGTACTGACAACCGTTGAGAAGGGGACGATAAAAAGACACTTCAATGAGTATATTGAAGCTGGCGGGATACCGGAATTTGTGAAGAACCGGGATGAACTCTATGTTAAAACACTGTATGAGAACATAATCTACAGGGACATAATAGCAAGATACAATCTCAAAGATGAAAAAGCACTCAAAACAACAGCCTATTTTGCAGCATCCAACATCGCAAAGGAGATAAGTTACAACAATGTCAGGAAACTGACTGGCCTTTCCAGTGCAACGACCATAAAAGAATACTTCGAATATCTTGAGAACAGCTACCTTGCCTATCTTGTACCAAGATTCTCCACGTCCCTCAAAACACAGGTATATTCCAATAAAAAAATATACTTTGTAGACACAGCCATCGCAAAGATACTGGGCTTCAGGACATCAGAAGACTACGGGAGAATACTTGAGAACATTGTTTTTATGGAACTGAAAAGAAGAAAACTCGAAATATACTATCACAGGGAAAATAAAGAATGTGATTTTGTCATCCGAACCGGCTACAACATAACAGAAGCAATCCAGGTCACGCAAAGTCTTGAAAACCAGGATACAAGAAAAAGAGAGATAGAAGGATTGTTTGACGCTCTAGAAACCTATAATCTGATTGAAGGTCTAATCCTCACAGACGATACGGAGGATAAAATCGAAATTGATGGCAAGCAAATTACTGTAAAACCGATCTGGAAATGGATGCTTGAATGA
- a CDS encoding Q3M7V5 PilT like protein, with the protein MSKIEKHSKIGIDSMLFIYLFEDNPDYSDICASVLEGIEKGDREGITSAITLLEILVKPKIDGNQTAIDDYKDIITNFPNLKIIDVDLAVADIASTLRAKYSIKTPDAIQVATAIKEGCSLFITNDFALKKIEEIEVVAVKDILSCY; encoded by the coding sequence ATGTCAAAAATTGAAAAGCATTCAAAGATAGGCATTGATTCAATGCTATTCATCTATCTTTTTGAGGACAATCCCGATTATTCAGATATTTGTGCATCTGTTTTAGAAGGAATTGAGAAAGGAGACAGAGAAGGGATAACTTCGGCAATCACCCTTCTTGAAATACTTGTCAAACCAAAGATTGATGGCAACCAGACTGCAATCGATGACTATAAAGATATCATTACTAATTTCCCGAACCTTAAGATTATTGATGTTGATCTGGCAGTAGCTGATATCGCTTCAACACTTCGTGCCAAGTATTCAATAAAGACTCCTGATGCCATCCAGGTGGCAACTGCGATTAAAGAAGGATGCTCATTGTTCATCACGAATGATTTTGCCCTTAAGAAAATAGAAGAGATCGAAGTTGTTGCTGTAAAAGATATTTTATCCTGCTACTAA
- a CDS encoding transcriptional regulator, AbrB family: protein MSTIVRLSSEHTIALPEEVIKKMHFTANDEILVQVEEDKLVLSKKTCNYTGRLRGLHKGVWENIDSEEFLKKERQSWNKNVKN from the coding sequence ATGAGCACAATTGTCAGACTCAGCAGTGAACACACAATTGCCCTTCCTGAAGAAGTAATCAAAAAGATGCATTTTACAGCAAATGATGAGATTCTTGTTCAGGTTGAAGAGGATAAGCTGGTGCTTTCAAAGAAGACTTGCAATTACACCGGAAGGTTGCGGGGGCTCCACAAAGGAGTATGGGAAAATATTGATTCCGAAGAGTTTCTGAAAAAGGAAAGGCAATCCTGGAATAAGAATGTCAAAAATTGA